A genomic region of Dactylococcopsis salina PCC 8305 contains the following coding sequences:
- a CDS encoding DUF4351 domain-containing protein translates to MSFDNLCKLLSEKYPTNFASWVLKTPQTNVEVLKTELSIEPIRADSVTFLQLQGRILHLEFQTQWRSKPPLPLRMLDYWVRLYRLYRLPITQVVVLLLPPPETEVIETRFTLENTDHQYQVIRLWEENSELFLHDPALLPLAPLTATNEPQTLLQQVIQQVNELEEEKRAEISAYAQIVAGLKYEKDLVKRLFREGMMRESVIYQDIIREGREEGEQRERSLILRQLTRRVGELPQPWRDRVNSLSLEQLENLGEALLDFQGMEDLETWWRTLEEN, encoded by the coding sequence ATGTCCTTCGATAATCTCTGTAAACTCTTATCAGAAAAATATCCCACCAATTTTGCCAGTTGGGTACTCAAAACCCCACAAACCAATGTAGAAGTGCTCAAAACCGAACTCAGCATTGAACCCATTCGTGCTGATTCCGTCACTTTTTTACAACTACAGGGACGAATTCTCCATTTAGAGTTTCAAACCCAATGGCGATCGAAGCCACCGCTTCCTCTACGAATGTTAGATTATTGGGTGCGTCTCTATCGTTTGTATCGCTTACCGATTACCCAAGTGGTGGTTTTATTACTCCCCCCTCCTGAGACTGAGGTGATTGAAACCCGATTTACTTTAGAAAACACTGACCATCAATATCAAGTGATTCGGTTATGGGAAGAAAATTCAGAGTTATTTCTCCATGATCCCGCATTATTACCCTTAGCCCCATTAACGGCGACTAATGAGCCACAAACCTTGTTACAACAGGTAATTCAACAAGTGAATGAACTGGAAGAAGAGAAGAGGGCGGAAATTTCAGCTTACGCGCAAATTGTCGCTGGGCTAAAATATGAGAAAGATTTGGTGAAACGATTATTCAGGGAGGGGATGATGCGAGAGTCAGTAATTTATCAGGATATTATCAGAGAAGGAAGAGAAGAAGGAGAACAAAGAGAACGATCGCTGATCCTCCGCCAACTAACGCGACGAGTGGGCGAGTTACCGCAACCGTGGCGCGATCGGGTTAACAGTCTCTCTCTAGAACAATTAGAAAATCTCGGAGAAGCGTTACTGGATTTTCAGGGAATGGAAGATTTAGAAACCTGGTGGCGTACCTTAGAGGAAAATTGA